The following are from one region of the Dreissena polymorpha isolate Duluth1 chromosome 2, UMN_Dpol_1.0, whole genome shotgun sequence genome:
- the LOC127865701 gene encoding uncharacterized protein LOC127865701 isoform X2: protein MCTFIAVRLLLLFRINILGATGSSITSVRNVSIECKSERYGVVFKFQEQKSSDYIRLAECQFGPGGHSQLMDETFKGTYDVTYVNYTCVLTILYLTVDQCGIYTCAEMYNESETVEKQIGWNCEGVPKSTETTEGHWISIIVVLSVGCVVLAGSSTAFIVHFHFRRKNNQHTSNENRQELGDFSEAAPLTVPQTRAGNTMLDEESSTPITYSATDTHNASVDDLLAYSHNLNMTPKDTLTGDITQDDGQMSFTSQSIQNNIEQQPENTPKILEVRNDEHRHERLQVDDPEKESPVEERDEQTTPKTNFHQTVAFFESGEAKHNTSRSDNSEERKRIHEVGQSRLVSNTNQELISNIEKTLKKK, encoded by the exons ATGTGTACATTTATTGCAGTCCGCCTTCTACTTTTGTTCC GTATAAATATCCTTGGGGCAACTGGTTCCAGTATCACTTCAGTGAGAAATGTGTCTATAGAATGTAAATCTGAACGGTACGGAGTCGTTTTCAAGTTCCAAGAACAAAAGTCATCCGACTATATCAGGCTAGCTGAATGCCAGTTCGGACCAGGTGGCCATTCTCAATTGATGGATGAAACATTCAAAGGAACCTATGACGTGACATACGTTAATTACACGTGTGTACTGACGATACTGTATCTAACGGTAGACCAGTGTGGAATATACACGTGTGCAGAAATGTACAATGAATCAGAAACTGTTGAAAAACAGATCGGCTGGAACTGCGAAG GCGTTCCGAAATCCACTGAAACTACAGAGGGTCACTGGATATCCATAATAGTTGTTCTGTCTGTGGGATGTGTTGTTCTAGCTGGTAGCAGCACCGCCTTCATTGTTCACTTTCACTTTAGACGGAAGAATAACCAACACACGAGTA ATGAAAATCGTCAGGAGCTTGGGGATTTCTCGGAAGCGGCACCCTTGACAGTTCCTCAGACTAGAGCCGGTAACACCATGCTTGATGAAGAATCTAGTACACCCATTACATATTCAGCTACAGATACACACAATGCCTCAGTTGATGATTTATTGGCTTACAGCCATAATTTAAACATGACACCCAAGGATACACTGACTGGTGACATAACACAAGATGATGGACAGATGTCCTTTACAAGTCAAAGCATTCAAAATAATATAGAACAA CAACCCGAGAACACCCCCAAAATACTTGAAGTACGTAACGATGAGCATCGACATGAGCGTTTACAAGTCGATG ATCCGGAAAAAGAAAGTCCGGTTGAAGAACGGGATGAACAGACGACGCCTAAAACAAACTTCCACCAAACGGTTGCGTTTTTTGAAAGCGGTGAAGCCAAACACAATACAAGT CGATCGGACAACTCTGAAGAACGTAAGAGAATTCATGAAGTTGGGCAGTCAAGACTAGTCA GTAATACCAACCAGGAGCTCATATCAAATATTGAGAAAACCCTGAAGAAAAAGTGA
- the LOC127865701 gene encoding uncharacterized protein LOC127865701 isoform X1 has translation MCTFIAVRLLLLFPGINILGATGSSITSVRNVSIECKSERYGVVFKFQEQKSSDYIRLAECQFGPGGHSQLMDETFKGTYDVTYVNYTCVLTILYLTVDQCGIYTCAEMYNESETVEKQIGWNCEGVPKSTETTEGHWISIIVVLSVGCVVLAGSSTAFIVHFHFRRKNNQHTSNENRQELGDFSEAAPLTVPQTRAGNTMLDEESSTPITYSATDTHNASVDDLLAYSHNLNMTPKDTLTGDITQDDGQMSFTSQSIQNNIEQQPENTPKILEVRNDEHRHERLQVDDPEKESPVEERDEQTTPKTNFHQTVAFFESGEAKHNTSRSDNSEERKRIHEVGQSRLVSNTNQELISNIEKTLKKK, from the exons ATGTGTACATTTATTGCAGTCCGCCTTCTACTTTTGTTCC CAGGTATAAATATCCTTGGGGCAACTGGTTCCAGTATCACTTCAGTGAGAAATGTGTCTATAGAATGTAAATCTGAACGGTACGGAGTCGTTTTCAAGTTCCAAGAACAAAAGTCATCCGACTATATCAGGCTAGCTGAATGCCAGTTCGGACCAGGTGGCCATTCTCAATTGATGGATGAAACATTCAAAGGAACCTATGACGTGACATACGTTAATTACACGTGTGTACTGACGATACTGTATCTAACGGTAGACCAGTGTGGAATATACACGTGTGCAGAAATGTACAATGAATCAGAAACTGTTGAAAAACAGATCGGCTGGAACTGCGAAG GCGTTCCGAAATCCACTGAAACTACAGAGGGTCACTGGATATCCATAATAGTTGTTCTGTCTGTGGGATGTGTTGTTCTAGCTGGTAGCAGCACCGCCTTCATTGTTCACTTTCACTTTAGACGGAAGAATAACCAACACACGAGTA ATGAAAATCGTCAGGAGCTTGGGGATTTCTCGGAAGCGGCACCCTTGACAGTTCCTCAGACTAGAGCCGGTAACACCATGCTTGATGAAGAATCTAGTACACCCATTACATATTCAGCTACAGATACACACAATGCCTCAGTTGATGATTTATTGGCTTACAGCCATAATTTAAACATGACACCCAAGGATACACTGACTGGTGACATAACACAAGATGATGGACAGATGTCCTTTACAAGTCAAAGCATTCAAAATAATATAGAACAA CAACCCGAGAACACCCCCAAAATACTTGAAGTACGTAACGATGAGCATCGACATGAGCGTTTACAAGTCGATG ATCCGGAAAAAGAAAGTCCGGTTGAAGAACGGGATGAACAGACGACGCCTAAAACAAACTTCCACCAAACGGTTGCGTTTTTTGAAAGCGGTGAAGCCAAACACAATACAAGT CGATCGGACAACTCTGAAGAACGTAAGAGAATTCATGAAGTTGGGCAGTCAAGACTAGTCA GTAATACCAACCAGGAGCTCATATCAAATATTGAGAAAACCCTGAAGAAAAAGTGA